Proteins from a genomic interval of Hydrogenophaga sp. PAMC20947:
- a CDS encoding AsnC family transcriptional regulator, with protein MSLNDFDRRLIRATQAGLPLVPRPYEAVGATLGVSGEQVRERLQSMLETGLVRRIGAVPNHYRLGFTANGMSVWDVNDALVDQLGARVGDLPGVSHCYRRPRRLPVWPYNLFAMLHGRSREEVEHQAQHIASMLGDACTSHDILYSTQILKKTGLRLSA; from the coding sequence ATGTCCCTCAATGATTTTGACCGCCGGCTGATCCGTGCCACACAGGCTGGCCTGCCATTGGTACCCAGGCCGTACGAAGCGGTCGGGGCCACCCTGGGTGTCTCGGGCGAACAAGTCCGCGAGCGTTTGCAGTCCATGCTGGAGACGGGCCTGGTTCGCCGCATTGGCGCCGTGCCCAACCACTACCGGCTGGGCTTCACCGCCAACGGCATGAGTGTGTGGGACGTAAATGACGCCCTGGTGGATCAACTCGGTGCGCGCGTCGGCGACCTGCCCGGCGTCAGCCACTGTTACCGCCGCCCGCGCCGCCTGCCGGTCTGGCCCTACAACCTGTTCGCGATGCTGCACGGCCGCTCGCGAGAAGAAGTCGAACACCAGGCGCAGCACATCGCGAGCATGCTCGGCGACGCGTGCACCTCACACGACATCCTTTATTCCACCCAAATCCTGAAAAAAACAGGTCTGCGACTGAGCGCATGA
- a CDS encoding Lrp/AsnC family transcriptional regulator: MLSPDDARLVSFLHGGFPISDRPFAAVGEQLGCSEEAVIERLQRLLSHGDLTRFGPLFQIERAGGRFVLAAMAVPEERFTAVTAQLDALAEVAHNYRRESAFGKRPGDATPELNMWFVLAVESIGQMAPLLQRIEALTGLTVYDFPKEKEFFVELRLPLLGDGAAPGGLHVPQ, from the coding sequence ATGCTGTCGCCTGACGATGCCCGCCTGGTCAGCTTTCTGCACGGCGGTTTTCCCATTTCCGATCGACCCTTTGCCGCGGTGGGCGAACAGCTCGGCTGCAGCGAAGAGGCCGTGATCGAGCGTTTGCAGCGTCTGCTGAGCCATGGCGATCTCACCCGCTTCGGGCCCTTGTTTCAGATCGAGCGTGCCGGTGGGCGTTTTGTGCTGGCAGCCATGGCGGTGCCCGAGGAGCGGTTCACGGCCGTGACGGCCCAGCTGGATGCACTGGCTGAGGTGGCCCACAATTACAGGCGAGAATCGGCTTTCGGCAAGCGGCCAGGTGACGCTACGCCCGAGCTCAACATGTGGTTTGTGCTGGCGGTAGAGTCGATCGGACAGATGGCGCCGTTGCTCCAGCGCATCGAAGCGCTCACAGGCCTCACCGTGTACGATTTTCCCAAGGAAAAAGAGTTTTTCGTCGAGTTGCGCTTGCCGCTGCTAGGCGATGGCGCTGCGCCGGGAGGCTTGCATGTCCCTCAATGA